The Salvia splendens isolate huo1 unplaced genomic scaffold, SspV2 ctg680, whole genome shotgun sequence nucleotide sequence TTCAGCTCCAAAGACAATAAATCATCTCCAATAACAAAGTTCAATAAGGCAAACAAACATGATCAATTGATACATATCTAAGTGTATTTAATCGGATGTAGCACTGAGATGACAGTGGTAACACGCAAAACTTATATAAAGCCACCATGTACGTAAAAAAGATCATTATGCTACTTTCTAATGTCAATCTACACTAATGTACGTACTCAGTTGGTAAGACGGTTCGACCAGAAATCACGGCACACAATGATTCGCAAGTAAGACAAGGGGTATCTCCACAACATAAATCACATTACATTGTCAGACAAATGATATGCTAAAGATGATGATACAAATCTCCAGTTTCAAGTTTTCAGGACAAACCTATAATAAGAGGGGTAATATTGGAACCAAAAAATGAAGCAAATGACCAAAAGCAAATTCAATATTGCACGTGGAAAAATATTCACTGTACCTCCCTAAAACAGAGATATAATATAAGTCTGCTATCACTTGTGATTGCTACTACCCTTCTTCTTCAGCAGGCTTCCAAACTTCTGCAGCAaaggcttcttcttcttctgactGCCTGACTTCGAAGGTGGGCTCCCATTGTTCCCGGCGCTATCACCCGACACTGCCTCATTAACGTGATCATACAAATCAGCGCCTTGCCCATTCGGGTCTAGCTCATCCTCGAACGATTCTTGCTCCGTTTCTCTCCCGGGAGAGAAGTCCTTCGCGTCGATCTTGCAGCTTTCCCACATCTTGAGGTCGACTTCTGTGGATTCTGCGTTTTGTTCGCCATCTTTTAATTTCCCATTCGAGTTCTCGACTTCGTTAGCTTCAGCTTGCTGCTTCTCCTTGACAGGCAGCTCGTTTGGTTGAGACCGGGGCTCGGCTGCACGCCTCACGTCTCTCGTACCATTTGGTTCGGAGAATTCTACCACTTTCGGAAGCATATCATAGTCCTTCTCACAGTCCGTCAGGTCGCCACTTTCTTTCTCCTCCTGCTTGGCCAGAGCTTCTTCGAGCGACTTGGATAGCTCCTCGGCTTTTTCCTGAGATGCTGCTTCCCTTCTGCGCAGATCCTCATTCTCCGCAAGAATTCTCTGCAGTCGGCCTTCCATATCATTTAAACACTCTTTCAGCCTCGCATTCTCCTCCTTCGCTTCGCCATGTACATGCTTTAGGTACGTCGCCTCTGAATCAGCTTCGCTGAAGGACTTATTCAACCGCCCTATCTCCTCTCTCGTAACAGACGACTCTTCCTCCGCCAGTTTTAGCAAGCTAACCAGCCGGCTTACTTCGTTTTTCATGCTAACATTCTCTTCTTCAGACTGCTTCACTGAGTTCGCCATATCTACCTCCTTTTGCTCATACTCGGCCTTCAAACTATCATAATCAAGATTCGATTGTTCAAGCAATTTAATCAGCCTGCTCATTTCTTTTTCCATATGGGATTTCTCTTCCTCAAACTTTCTAACAGAGCTCACCAAATCTTGATCTTTCTGCTCCAACTCGGCCTCCAAGATACCATAATCGTGCTTCGACTGTTCAACTGAATCCATCAGCCTATTTATTTCGTTTCCCATGTAGGACTTCTCCTCTTCAGATTTCCTCGTGGTATTCACCaagtttagctccttctgctccaACTCGGCCTTCAAGTTACCACAATCGTTCCTCAACTCCTCGACTGAATCAGTAAGAGCATCAATCTGTTTTCTTGCATCATTGATAATACTTTCATACTTCTCATTCGTTGAGTTCAGAGACAGTTTCAGATCCTCTATTTCTCTTTCGTAACTCTCTTTCTCAGCTTTACTAGAGATTAGCTTTTCCTTCACGTCTCTTGCTTCCGAAGAGACATCGTGCAATGCTGATGCCAAACTCTCCAACGCCTTCTTGCTTTTCTCCTCTTCGTCTCTGGATGTTTCCAGCTCTTTAGCGAGTTTGCTCTTCTCTTCTAACAGTGTTTCTAGGCTAGCAGCAGCGATGTTTTCGTTGTTCAATGCAATGCTTCTCATTTCTCTTGCGACTTCGAGTTCAGACTCGAGCACTTCAACCTTCTTCACCAGTTCAGAAGATTCTTCAATAGCTCGCTGAAGACTACGCTCAGTTTCCTCCAAGTCACCTTTCTGTCTATCGCTCGAGAACTCCAACAAACCGAGCTTCTCCTTAAGCACCTTGGTTTCAGACTTTGCTTCATGCAGCTGTTCATTATTCTCTTCTAGTTTCTTCACAGCGGTTCCAAGAGATTCTGAAGCCAACTTTTCTGATTCACGTGCTTGCTCAGCCTGAGACACTAGCTCCTCGACTCGTTGATGAAGCTCCGTCACTAGATTATGCGCATAACACTCAGACATCTTCCAAGCCTCGAGATCAACATTGAGTTGCTCCATTGCTGCCTCTTTCCGGGTCAATTCCTCCTCAAAAAGCTTCGCTTGTTCAAGTTCTTGTCTAAGAGAATGCATCTCCAACTCTAAACCTGACACCAATTCGTTGTTCTCAACGGCCTGCATCTCCACCCTCGACTCAAGCTCAGATTTCAAGCGGATCACTTCAGCAGACAGAACCTCGACCTTCTCCGCATGAATCTCAGCTATTTTTGTTGCATCGTCAGCATGGCTCAGTGCCTGGTTCTTCGCAGCAGACGTCATCGACAGTTCTTGCTTCAACTTCTGAAGCTCCTGAGTCGCAGACAGCAGCGCAGCCACATCCACGGCATGCTGGCTCCTCACATCCTCCAACTCCTTCCGCCATTCATCTTCCTTCACGTGATTCGCCCCAAACCCCACCTGCTCCATCTCAAGCGCCCGAAATTTCTCAATCTCAGAATTCTCCTCCGCTCGTTTCTGAGCCTGCAGAGCTTCCTCAATCTTCTTGTTCGCCTCATCACACAATCTCTGGGCTTCCTTCACCTCATCAAGAGCCCTCGCCTTTTCCTTCTCGACTGAATCCAACTTCTCATTCGCCTTCTTCAGCTCCTCCTGCGCTTGACTCAGCTCCACCTGAAGCTCCGAAGACGGCCTCACCATACGTGTTGGCTTTCTCTGACATGAAACACAAGATCAGCACAATGCAACTACACATTTAAAACATAGTTGCTTCGGCTTACATCAGTTGGGGTGCTGGGCTTAGGGGACATCCTCTCCATTTTAGCCTTGGGCGTGACTGATCCCGGGGATCGATCCATGGAGAGGCGGCCATTTTGCAACGAGGAAATCGCTTCTCCACTAGGCCTAGCAACTCCCCTGCTGATTCGAGGAGTTGCCGGTGATCCTTTAGCATTTGGAGTTCCAGATAAGCTAGATCTACACAAATCAGAAATTCTTCAACTGTTTCAACTTTAAATTTTCTAACTATAGCTAAAAATGCAAGATCCACAAATGCACTATTCATTGCACAATTCAGGCATGAAATCCAATTTcacaaaatactactataatccAAAATCCCAAATAAAGAATATTCTCTGTGAATTCCATTTCTACAGCAAATCCACCCAAAAAATTGAAGCATAaaacctaaataaaataaacaggataactatacaaattccaaaaacaagaaattaaagTAACAATTTCTAGCTCCAATGTGTGTTTTTCTTCTCAATAAACACATATCTGATCACCAAACACGAAAATGTCAGATTCAATTATGTTCTAAAAAACGAAATTCAAACACACAAAAATCAAATCATCAGATCCACCACAAAAGTAGAGCTACGCTTACTTCGATTTAGCAGACATGGCGCAAAATCGAGAATCTATTGCTGCAATTCCTTCAAAAAGATTAGAAACTGGGGTTTATCTATAATGTCGACATCGTGGAAGGGAAGAGAAGAGAAGTGAAAATTATGACTCCATACTCTGGGAATAAACCTGAATCCAAAATCTGTACTTGGACTGGAGTTACCACAGAGTGATAATaggaaagaaaaaagtaaattaaaaaaatgggaATGGAAATATTTGGGGAGGTGGATTTGAGTTGGGGTGTTCTTGTCGCAGATTGAATCAAACAACCGCTGctctttctcttttattttttctctaccaTCTTTAATTAGACGTGGAATTACCATATTACCCCTGCTTTTCCTCCATTGCAAAGCTGGTCTCAGGTTAGATAAACTGTGAAAGACAAAACGAAGAGAGAGACTGTGAATCTGcttttttaaaactaaaaagAAGGTTGACGGAGAACTCTCATGAAGTAGATAAACTTGCAAGATTGAAAATTGTTTCCttgaaaaaaatgtttgaaaaccactaaatttgattatatatgGTGAATCTCACAACTTTCGAAATAATTACTAGTACCTAATATTAAATTTACTTATTCCTATaatagatactccctccgtccgcgaataggagtcccgtttttccatttttgtccgtccgcgaataggagtcccggatcataattaccataaatggtaaaaaggcctcacattccaccaactcatttcactcaaatatcatttaaaactaatatatataagtgggacacatattcaactaacttttttccacccacttttcttaacatttcttaaaactcgtgccgggtagaaatgagactcctattcgtggacgttGGGAGTATCATACTTTGCTAATATCATAAAATTTTagaacatactccctccgtcctatttTAGAAGTGCCAATCACTTTTGcccacttttttttataaaaatgataataaatattagttaaaatgaagaaataatGAAGTAAGACATATAATACTGTTGAGAAGAgataatatttttcaaaaaaatgtgacatttttttgtggaactaaaaaaaagtatgacatctattatgagacaaAGAGAGTATAATGGAATAGTCAATATCAATTActcttttataattttatactcccccagttccatgttaatagagtaaagttctaagttaattgagtcatttctatttttagcaaaaagtaattctctctcttactttattctcttttacttttttgactatccatttaacacactattcttaaacttcaTGCTttaaagaaatgtctctattaacaaagaacgaagggagtacttgATAGAAATGCTCGACTGCTTAATACACTCAGTCAGTCACTTGAGCCcttcaacaatttaaatttttaagtaCTACTCTCTTCATCCcaattaagatgacacattttcatttttagtttgtcacaaccaagatgacacatttctatttttggtaactttctCTCTTCGATTAATACTCTCTCCtattgaatattcaactcttatTTTCTCCCCATTTAGTATATATACCTACTCTTTATCTTTCCAATTAACAAAATTAGCAAACAacttctaaaatctcgtgtcgacTAAGAGACGTGTGATCTTagtatatactagtactagtattgtGTATATTTATTCTACAAGTGTAGGTGGTCAGTTTGTTCGTCTCATGCACATAGTATGTTGTTTAATAGTACACATTTTTATAAGTTGTGtgattaataaaaaattgtcCAAACTTTGTGGGTTTTTATGACATTTTGCAAAGTTTGTATGTCAAGGTTATGATTAATATGTGGAGTAAGTTTTCATTTGGAAAGTTTTGTTataaaagacataattaaatgttttcgaTTGATGTTTATTGAGATAGGAATaaattcaagaaaaagaaagaaaatcttatactactccactatgcttcaagattcaatttttagaCTTTATTAAGAGAGAAACTTTAATCAAGAATGaacattttcttttgtttattgtgAAATTGAGATTAATGTGTGGATTTATTTGGTTTAATTTGGAAAgttttgttggagaagacataATTAATTGAGGTAAGATGTGCTATTAATAACTTGGaataaaattcaagaaaaaagtATGTTACtaattgatggggtacgaactaaaccctaatggcaagcccaataacagtgacggcccatcagcccagagcccaagaaagagtatctgttcggcaccaaagagttcggcacgaccaaagagttcggactcagcctacagctcggtaaaagccgaccagtcaagctctcctctcagatcggcaagagctgatcggtaaagtccagcagttcggtctcagcattcgaccgaactaggagttagtggactcatgaaaggcctccacgacctccgctatacccacgatctatttagtggtacgaagcagttattgagcagttattgctcacccacgatcttgttagtggggctgcaaaccacgaccttagttcaatgtataaatagaacttagatcagatagaaaagggttaagctctctagagataaaagcatatagcaagtctgtgttgtaagctgtaatcccagatcaagcaatacaatcttgccctcccttcttcccgtggacgtagatttacttcagtaaatcgaaccacgtaaattcaccgtgtcgtaatttatttttacgagcattcatcatcatcaataattcgcggattcatcactggcgccgtctgtgggaaacagagaacaaaatttgtgataaagcgaatttttgatccattttttccacccaaaaaatgcataccagatcgcagagtacccgtattcctgcccgtgagaaccaggaggaagccaatccatcccacaggtctggaaaacagcctagggataaatccaccaccagttctcatggcgaaggaacaagccgctccaaaaatcgtcccactgagtcttcccagcagcccgatttgaatgaggctgtcaagcagtttttggaggcgaagcaggaggaattcttaaccttcctgcgaaaagccaaaagcagccggagacgaaaacgacggattctccttcccctccgcacaagaaagtcactaccgcagtagtgtcgcatctcccaggagaaagaatccccgtcccccacatattccagctcctcctcggtaccggaatcacaggagaactcaatctcctccataccgacgagatatcggattcgccgtgtacggagcactgaagactccgttctcggacgacatcacccgaactcccctaccacagaactaccgaactccgtcgatgacttacgacgggctcgtggaccctcacgatttcttggggcgctatcaatataacatggcgaaccagggtctcaacgaggtccacatgtgcaagctgtttcccgagctgctcatcgggaacgcgagaaggtggttcgatagcctcccccagggcagcatcagatcttaccgagatctaatggatgccttccacaggaggttctttcagaaagcggaagcccgaatcacttcggctcagctgctttccattcgtcaaggtcgcgacgaaaaaattagcgactttatgacaagattccacaaggaatgcctgcaagtagacgatctcaacgatctgcttgtcatctcggcattccaaaatggaatcctgcccggagctctctacaggaagctcgttgagtgcggtccgcagacagctcaggaaatgtgggacattgcggaccagtactcccgggccgatgaggcagaccgtcgcaaacggtcgttagacagctcatcgtcccgaggagacagaaggaagcccgatcatagcgatcaggggcatcctcgccggactccatttgaaagaattcaaagggctccggtgcaagacagattgggacctcgtctcaatcccgagaagccgcccgctcagttcgtaccgctgaacaagccgagagcggaaattttcgaactgcactctgacctgttcgaaaagccaaagcggatgacgaaatcagccgcgcgccgaccacaggataactactgctcctaccatcaagaccacggtcacgatactgaggagtgcagaaacttggctgcaggtatcgatgttcttgtgaaggcagggacattgaaaaaataccgaagcaagcagccaaagaagaataaaaagcagagtggtgcgaactgcgctcctcaggatccgaaaaggcagccggatcccgaagacgatgacgagccgcaatatgatggagtaatccagactattgacgcgctccctgccgggaagaccaagtcgtccctaaagtcagaacgcagaggctccaatcgagaggagccaacgcataaaaggctgaagcaggacgaagtgattacgttctcggctgctgatcccgtcccggccatctctcctcaccaagacgccattgtcatccaagccggagtggcaaacaaactgatccacagggtgtttgtggatacaggagcgtcggttagcattctttttaaagagtgcttcgacaaactagaagtggacccagctcggctcagtccggctccgcttcccctgaagagcttcacccaggaggacacccgccctgaaggtattatcagccttccgatcacggtggggaaagcgcctactagctccagtacgatgattgagtttttcgtggtgaaagctcggtccccgtacaacgtcatcctgggaagagactggctcaacacagttcgggccgtttgctccacctatcacctcaccatcaagatccctactaaaggagggatagcggtcatccgaggtgaccaaaagagagcaaaggaatgtctgcaaattgcgcttagaagtgccgagcagtcagatcggcaccaccaagcatagcaatcacagcagccggagtcagaggcgatgaccgaagtcataccggagccgaactcgatgacagttcagctgtacgaagacgatccatccagaacggttaagatcggtttcgcgggaacgcccctacttcgggaaaaaaccatccagctcctcaaggagtataaagacgtctttgcatggtctccgttggacatgaccggagtgccccccgaggtaatcactcatcggttaaatattgatccttcagtccggccgataaaacagaagcaaagactctttgcggcagaacgaagtcaagtcatccatgacgaagtccgtcaattattgaaggcggatgtgttattcgaagtgaagtatccttcgtgggtggccaatcctgtcatgatcaagaaaaaggaaggaggatggcggatgtgcatagatttcaccgatctaaataagcactgtcccaaagattgctatccccttccgaacatagataaaaaagtagaagctttgataggctttgaaattttttgttttcttgatctgtacaaaggataccatcaagttttaatggatgagattgacgcttcaaaaacggccttcattactgatttcggcattttcgcttataaaaagatgccattcggtttaaagaatgccggagccacttatcaaaggatggtagacaagctttttcggcacctgattggaaaggaggtcgaagtgtatgttgacgatatagtcgtcaaaagcaaaagcacttcggagtacgagcacaacctcaagtccactctcaacgtgctcaagaaagccaacctcaaacttaatccccaaaagtgtacctttttggtagattcgggaaagtttctgggttgttgggtttcaaaggacggactcaaggcaaacccctcaaaagttcaagtcgttcagaacatggcaatgccgaagtccatacatgacgtgcaaaggctaaccggatgtctagccgcactgaatcgattcctttcccaagcagccgaaaagcaactgccgttcttcaaggtgttgaaaaaggcaccaaagttcgagtggggagccgagcagaaaaaggcctttgacgagctcaaaagttatctagccgagcttcctattctctctgctccaaccgaagccgaagtaatattcttatacttagcggcatcggatcaaaccatcagcgcggtgcttgtacgagaagaaggcctaaagcagcttcccatctactttacaagccgagcattaagaggtccagaaacaggtatcaacctctggaaaaattgctctggcattagtaaatgcagcaa carries:
- the LOC121790954 gene encoding WEB family protein At5g16730, chloroplastic-like codes for the protein MSAKSKSSLSGTPNAKGSPATPRISRGVARPSGEAISSLQNGRLSMDRSPGSVTPKAKMERMSPKPSTPTDRKPTRMVRPSSELQVELSQAQEELKKANEKLDSVEKEKARALDEVKEAQRLCDEANKKIEEALQAQKRAEENSEIEKFRALEMEQVGFGANHVKEDEWRKELEDVRSQHAVDVAALLSATQELQKLKQELSMTSAAKNQALSHADDATKIAEIHAEKVEVLSAEVIRLKSELESRVEMQAVENNELVSGLELEMHSLRQELEQAKLFEEELTRKEAAMEQLNVDLEAWKMSECYAHNLVTELHQRVEELVSQAEQARESEKLASESLGTAVKKLEENNEQLHEAKSETKVLKEKLGLLEFSSDRQKGDLEETERSLQRAIEESSELVKKVEVLESELEVAREMRSIALNNENIAAASLETLLEEKSKLAKELETSRDEEEKSKKALESLASALHDVSSEARDVKEKLISSKAEKESYEREIEDLKLSLNSTNEKYESIINDARKQIDALTDSVEELRNDCGNLKAELEQKELNLVNTTRKSEEEKSYMGNEINRLMDSVEQSKHDYGILEAELEQKDQDLVSSVRKFEEEKSHMEKEMSRLIKLLEQSNLDYDSLKAEYEQKEVDMANSVKQSEEENVSMKNEVSRLVSLLKLAEEESSVTREEIGRLNKSFSEADSEATYLKHVHGEAKEENARLKECLNDMEGRLQRILAENEDLRRREAASQEKAEELSKSLEEALAKQEEKESGDLTDCEKDYDMLPKVVEFSEPNGTRDVRRAAEPRSQPNELPVKEKQQAEANEVENSNGKLKDGEQNAESTEVDLKMWESCKIDAKDFSPGRETEQESFEDELDPNGQGADLYDHVNEAVSGDSAGNNGSPPSKSGSQKKKKPLLQKFGSLLKKKGSSNHK